Genomic window (Leisingera methylohalidivorans DSM 14336):
CATCAGGGCAGGGGAGGGAAAATCCCTGTGCCGGGTTTCCTCGTGGTGTTCATTGCGCTGGCGGTCCTGGCGAACACCGGAGTGATCGAGGAAGCGGCAGCGTCCGTTGCCGCAACGGTGTCCAAGTGGCTGCTGATCGTGGCTATTTCCGCGCTGGGCGCCAAAACCTCGCTGCGCAGCCTTGCCACTGTGGGGGGCGCAAAGGTGATGCGGACCGGCGGGCTAACATTGGTGCTGTTCGGTGCCTCGGCCCTGGTTGCCCGCCTGTTGCCCGGCCTGTCCTGAGATGATTGCGGCATGCGGTTTCAGCCTCGCAGGACAATTTGCGGTCTGCCCAACGCGGCATTCGGTTTCTCCGGTTTCCTATGGGCCGTTGCGCCGCTGGTCCTGGCAATGATCCGGCCTTCCTGTCCATCTGTTTACTCCCTGGCTGTCGGACAGTGTAAATCCGTCAATCAAGGCCGGGAATTTCATAGCTGATCTGATCGCTTTGCCGCTGCGTCGGCGATCATTGCAACAAATACTGATGGGATTGCGGGCTTGCTGATGACCGGTGCTTCTGGCCAACTGGAGGTGCCCAACAGGGCTTTCTGGCCGGTGTGATATACAAAAGGAATCTGATCACCGGTCAGTCTTTCTGCAACGGCGAGCGACTGCTCCTTACCCAAGTTGACGTCAAGAACTGCAACTGTAATCCGGTGGCTGCTCAGAAGATCCAACGCTTCGTTCACCGATGCCGCCGGTCCAACAACGTCTGCGCCAGCCTCACGGACCGTTTCTGCCAAATCCATCGCGATCAGAAATTCATCCTCCACGATCAAGACGAGTTGATTCTCAAGATCCATTTGTCCGGCGACCCCTAGTGTAGCATAGACAGTGAGGTATCAACTGTTTACCCGGTCAGTTGGTTCCGCATAAACTCCACCATCGATTGAAATACTCCGTGAGGCTGACACGCGGTCAGCGATCAAACGGTAGCATCACCGTCCACTGCAAACCGTCAGCCGCATAAGCCAAGTCAACATTTGCGCCAAGTTTTTGTGACACGAAGCTTTTGATCACCGTCTGACCAAAGCCTGTTTTTTCCGGCGCGCTGACAGGCGGTCCGCCGCGCTCGGTCCAGCTCAGGCGAAGGACCTTCTTCTCGTCATGCGTTTCAAATCCCCATTCAACATGGACCTTGCCTTCCGGGGTCGACCAGGCCCCGTATTTGACGCAGTTCGTCGATAACTCGTGCATCGCAAGGCCGATCACTTCCGCCTCGTTGCTGTTGAGCACAACCTCAGGGCCGTCACGTTCAAGCCGTTCGCCGCCGCCAGCGAAGGCTTCCAGCTGCTTGTCGATCAGATCTCTGAGAGAGGCGCCGGTCCAACTCTGTTTGACCAGCAAATCGATGGAGACCGCAAGACCGTTCAGGCGTTGCTCGAGCAAGGCCCGGAAATCCTGCATTGATCCGGCTGTTCTCGCCGTCTGCCGCGCGATAGCACCGACCACAGCAAGCTGGTTCTTGGAGCGATGCGACAATTCGTGCATCAGGATGTTCTGGTGTTCCTGCGCCGCCTTGCGATCGCTGACATCCCGGATCACGTAAATCAGATATGCCGGTTCGCTTTCGCCGTTGCGTTGCAATGCAACGCTTACATCCCACCACACGTCGCTGCCGTCTGCGCAGAGATGCCGCGCTTCGTACTGCAGGTTGGCAATGGTCCCGGACAGGAGGCGGTCGACTTTCCCGGGGTCCACCGGGCGATCCTCGGGGTGCAGCAGCTGATCCAGCCTGCGGTGCGGCAGATCGGTGCGGCTGTATCCCGACATTTCACACAGGCGGTCATTGAACTCCAACCAGGTGCCGTCCAATCCAATGTGGGCAATTCCGACCGACGCGTTGTCAAAGGTGCCGCGAAACCGCTGCTCGCTTTCGCGCAGCGCGGCCTCGAAGTTCTGACGTTCCGACAGGTCGTAGAAATGACAGACGACACCGGGGCGGCCGTCGGGCAATGTCAAGCGTTCGATCTTCCAGTCATAGGCCTCCACTTGATCGATATCATGCCGGTTCCCCACCGTGTCCGGCGCATGATACGCTTCGCCTGTCGCAAGCGTGTGGCGGAAATGGGCGATGAATTCGCTGGCCGCGGGTTCGGGCCAGATAATCCGCAGGGCTTCGGCGAAATCGCGCCCGATCAGGGGGCGGACGTTCTCGAAGACTTTCTGGGCACCGACGCTGACCTGAGCGATTCGAAAATCCGCATCGACAGCGTAGATGCCGAAAGGCGACTCGTTGACCAATTGCGCCAGACTGGCATTTGCAGCCAGCAAGGACCGCTCCACCTTCTTGCGGACCGAAATATCGCGCACGATCTTGGAAATTCCGATGATTTCGCCCGCCTCGTTCCTGATTGGCGACGGCGTGACCGACACTTGCAGCAGGCGTCCATCCTTGCACCGCCGCAAGGTTTCGACGGCGCGCAAGGTTTCCCCTGATCCGACCCGGCGCACGAACATCGCCTCTTCGTCGCGCTTTTCTTCCGGCACCAGGCACAGCGCAGTCTGGCCGACGATCTCTTGGGCGCTGTAACCGAACATGTTTTCAGCGCCGTCGTTCCAGCTGGTCACATTGTCGGCCATATCCTTGCTGTAGATCGCATCCGTCGAGGAGGACACGATTGCCGCGAGATGGGCGCGGGCCTGTTCGGCGCGGTTCCGCCATTCGATTTCCGATTTCAGCGTCCTGATTTTCAGGTTGAGCTGCTCGAAAGCGGCTTTTCCCAGTTCAGCAGGCTGAAGCCGCAGGATGACAAGCGCCCCGCCATCTGCTCCCGGACCGGCGGCCCCGCCATTACAGCTCCAGGTCAAGGATCCTCCGCCCTCGGTCTTCAGGGTGATTTTGCCCGGCAAAGGCCCCCGCGTCCGTGCGCACATGGACAGAAATTTCGCTACCGCTTCCGGTGAGGTGCTATGTTTTCCCAGATCGTTGCCGGGTGCCAAATCGGGGTGGGCCCGTTTGAAGGGTGGGTTCGTCGCGCGGACAATACCTGTGGAAGTGACGAGCAGACATGCGCGCGTGTCGGATGCCAGGAGCATCTCGAACGCGCTCTCTATCCTATCCTTGGGATCCAAAATACTCACGCCCGTCCTCCTCTCTGGCCGCCTCGTCGTGTTTCAGATGCACCACCACCCGGCACTCCTGATGCCCCGCCGCAATCGTGCGCTCGAGTTCGACTTTTGCATATCCCAGATTTTCCGCGGCAATGCTTCCGAAGACATTTGACGTCATCATGCACATGGAAGGCCGGCCAAGTACCTTGTCGCCGAAGGGACAGGCCTTATTGCCCAGCACAATGCGGTCGTCGCTTTCCTCAATGATGTAGAACTCGCCCTCGATCCGGCGTTTCAAATCGACCAGGACCGCGGCCACCTGACCTCGTGACAGTTTTTCGACAGACAGCGCATTGCGATAAGATTGACCGATGCTTTCGCCGATCTTCGTGCCAACGATACTGATAAACCCCGAAGCGTCTTCGAGACCGACGACGTCTTCGAGCGTCCCGGACAGTTCGCGAATGAGCGTGCGCATGAAACCATCACGGTCAAGGTCAATTTCTGCCATCGGGATGTCATTGCTTGATCTGGTCATCTCAGTTCCATTCTTGCTGCGCTGTGCTGGAAATGGCCCGTGTTGCGATGGTGCAGAACAAGTGAAGCGCGCTGATCCTTCACATCTTCCCGCGTTCAACAGATTATCGCATGGGCGCTGTTCGTGGCTATTCAGACCTCCGTGGCTTACGCCGCTACAAGATTATAACCTATTCCGGCATTGCACATTGGGCCACATCTTTTCCTGACGCAGCAGAAACGCGCAAGCGGTCCGATGAGGCTGGAAGACGGCGGTCCAAGCATCCGGGCTGGATCACTGCATCGCCGTTTCCGGCATTGACCGGCCCCCGGGACGGTCCTGCGTTCATGACATAAGCCTGCGGGTTTGCGGTTTGCTGCCCGGGTTCCATACAAGCCGTCAGTTGCTGCAGCGGCTCTTGCTATGTGCAAATGACGGCTGGGCAGCGCCCCTCAAACCCTGTTGAGCCCGCGTCAGGCGCGGATCATCGACCCTGCACCGTGGTCGGTGAACAGCTCCAGCAGCACCGAATTCTGCACCCGCCCGTCGACGATGGTACAGGCGCGCACGCCGTTGCGCACCGCATCCAGCGCGGTTTCGGTTTTCGGGATCATTCCGCCGGCAATCACGCCGCTGGCGGTCATAGCCTCGACATCCGCGGCCTTCAGCTCGGTCACCACGTCGCCGTCGCCGTTTTTGACACCCGCAACATCGGTCAGCAGCAGCAGCCGGTCCGCCTGCAGCGCCTTGGCGACCGCACCGGCAGCGGTGTCGCCATTGATGTTGAAGGTTTCGCCGTCCCGGCCAGCGCCGATCGGGGCGATCACCGGGATCATGTCTTTTTCAAACAACCCGTACAGCACCTTGGGGTCCAGATCGGCCGGGGCGCCGACAAAGCCGAGGTCCGGATCAGCCTGATCGCAGGTGATCAGATTGGCGTCCTTGCCCGACAGGCCGACGGCACGGCCGCCCTGGCGGTTGATCGCCTGCACGATGCGTTTGTTGACGACGCCGGACAGCACCATTTCCACCACTTCCATGGTGGCGGCATCGGTGACCCGCTTGCCATTGACGAAGTCGGACCGGATCTGCAGCTTTTCCAGCATCGCATTGATCATCGGACCGCCGCCGTGGACGATCACCGGGTTCACCCCGACCTGGCGCATCAGCACGATGTCGCGGGCAAAGGTCTCCATCGCCTCGTCGCTGCCCATGGCGTGGCCGCCCAGCTTGATGACAACAATGGCCCCGTCATAGCGCTGCAGATAGGGCAGGGCGCTTGAGAGGGTCTCGGCAGTGGCAATCCAGTCGCGGTTCATGGTCTGTGTTTTCATCGCTGTCATCATTCCTTTGACCGAAGGGTTTAGGCGGTTCCGGGGCCGCTGCCAAGCATTGCCTTCGGCAAACCGGGCGGCGCAGCCTGCAGGATGCCATTGCGGTTGCCTGTGCCGGTGGTAGGGTCAGCCGGAAAATCTCCTGTGAGGATCATCAGATGCGTCAGAAGACCCTGCTATTGACCGGCGCCAGCCGCGGGATCGGCCATGCCACGGTGCGCCGTTTCAACCGCGAAGGCTGGCGGGTGATCACCTGCTCGCGGCATCCGTTCCCTGCAGAATGCCCCTGGGGCGGCGGCCAGGAAAACCATGTGCAGCTGGACCTGTCGGACCCGTCGGACACGATCAACGCGGTGGGCCAGATCCAGGACCTGCTGGAGGGCCGCCTGGACGCTTTGGTCAACAATGCCGGAATTTCGCCGAAAGGGCCGGAGGGGGAGCGGCTCAATACGCTTAACACCGATCTGATGGACTGGGGCAAGGTGTTCCATGTGAACTTCTTTGCCTCGGTGGTGCTGGCGCGCGGGCTGAAGGATGAGCTGGCGGCGGCCAAAGGGTCCGTCGTCAACGTGACGTCGATTGCGGGCAGCCGGGTGCATCCTTTTGCAGGGGCGGCCTATGCGACATCGAAAGCGGCACTGGCGGCGCTGACGCGGGAGATGGCGCATGATTTCGGGCCGATGGGGGTGCGGGTCAATGCGATTGCACCGGGCGAGGTGGAAACCGCGATTCTGTCGCCCGGCACCGACAAGATCGTTGAGAAGCTGCCAATGCAGCGGCTGGGCCAGCCCGAGGAGGTGGCGGCGGCAATCTATTTCCTGTGCTCGCAGGAAAGCTCATACATTTCCGGCACCGAGATCGAGGTGAACGGCGCACAGCATGTCTGATGCTGACCTTTCGCCCGGCCGCTAGGCCGGGCAGCGCCCGCCCCCCACGGGGCGGGCGCTGCCCTTAGGTCTTCGTCAGCTCACGGCGCGTTTCAGGACCGGCAGGTTGCCCAGCAGCAGCACGTCGACCGTCAGCACCGCCAGCAGCACCAGACCGGTCAGCGGAAAGGCCAGCGAGACCAGAACGGCGATCAGCGCGGCCCCCTTCCAGAACGGCATCCCGGCCGGTTCCGGCGGTGCGGCGAGGCGTGTGGCCCCGGCCGGGCGGCGCTTCATCCACATCACCAGTCCGGAGACGCAGACAAAGATCACCGCCAGGCAGAACACCGCGTTCAGCACAAAGCTCCAGGTGCCCATCAGACCCATGTGGAAGGGAATGCCGACAGCCATCGCCTTGCCGGCCAGGGAGTAGTCCTCGTATTTCACATCGGCGAGGATCTTGCCGCTGTACTGGTCCACATGGATGGTGCGGTCGATGAACGGGTCATCTCCGTCGCCGCTCATGCTGTCGCGGTTGATGGTCCAGACGCCATTTCCGCCGCCGGGATAGGCAAGGCGGAAGCGGCCCTCCATCCCCAGCGTGCGGCCCAGGGCGATAACGCTGCCTGCGTCCACTGCCTGGCCTTCGGGAATGCCGGTGATCCCGGCCCCGGAGCCGGAGGCAGGCATCGGGGTCTGCTCCAGCGCCCAGGGCACATCATTGGCGGACCCGTGGTTCATGCTGGCGTGAATGTCGTCCGACAGCGGAACGTTGTCCCATTTTGCTGCCGGGAAAGTGCTCCAGGCCTGCATCATCCGGCCGCCCCAGATGCCGGTCCACGACAGGCCGGAGATCAGGAAGACAACCAGCAGCGCCGACATCCAGAAGCCGGTCACCGCGTGCAGGTTCTTCCACAGGGCACGGCCCCTGGCGCGGAAGTTCGGGATAAGGGCGCTGGCGGCATTGCCGCGCGGCCACCACAGGTAGAGGCCGGTCAGCACCAGCACGATGCCAAGGCCTGCGGCAATCTCGATCAGCCGGTCGCCGGTGTCGCCGATCAGGAGGGACGAATGAATGTTGTCGGCCAGATCATACCAGCCTGCGCGGCGGTCCCAGACCTCGATCACCTCGCCGGTGTATTGGTCCAGTGCCACCAGACGCTGGCCGTCCTCGGTTTTCACCCGGAACACCGCGGCCAGATCCGGCGCCTTGGGGCCGATCCATTCGGCGATGGTGCCGGGCTGGGCGGCCAGAACGGCGGCGGATTGGTCTGCGATGCTCAGCTCGGCAGTGCCTTGGGTAACGGTGATTGTCTCGCCGTCGCGGCCATCGAACTGGGTGATGAACATCATCATCAGTCCGGTCACCGCCAGCATGATCAGGAACGGCACCACAAACAGGCCGGCATAGAAGTGCCAGCGCCAGGCGGCGAAGTAGAATTTCTCGGACAGCGGGTGCGCGGAGGGCGCGGGGTTCGGTTGGCTTGTTGCCATTGTTGTCTCTCCATATCGGAACAGGGCCGGGCGCGCGGGGCGCCGGCTGGAAAATCAGGAAATGTTCAGAAAAATCAGGAGAGCGCGGGCGGGCCGCGGGCGTCATAGCGCCAGTGGAAGCCGGCGCTGTGATGAGTGAAAGACTCGCGCGACCAGCGGTCTTCCAGCGGGGCGTTCAAGTCCAGATCGATCAGATGGTCCGGCAGCAACGCCACTGCGCCAAGCGCGGCAAAGGGGCAGCTGCGGTCCTCCATCTGCTCGGTGGGGGCGTGGTCGACCCCGCCGTCCAGATCGACCCAGGTTTCCACCGGGCCGGTGCCGGTGCAGATCACCAGCAGCACCTTGCCGTCCTGCCCGGAGCCCGGCATCCAGCCGGATGGAATCAGCCCGGCCACGGCCAGGGCGACCACAATCAGGAAGGAGGGCAGGCGGCCGGACACGGGTCAGAGATTGGCGATGATCGAGCGCAGGGTGGCGATGCCGTCGCCCTTTTCCGAGGACGTCAGCACGATTTCCGGATAGGCGGCCGGGTGTTTGGACAGTGCGTCTTTCACCTGCTCCAGCACCTTGGCGCGGTCCTTTTCCTTGACCTTGTCGGCCTTGGTCATGACGCATTGGAAGGTGACGGCAGAGCTGTCCAGCAGCTTCATGATCTCTGCATCCACCGCCTTCACCCCGTGGCGGCTGTCGATCAGCACAAAGGCGCGGCGCAGGTTCTGGCGGCCGCTGAGGTAGCGCTTCAGCAGTTTCTGCCATTGCTCCACCACCTTCAGCGGCGCATTGGCATAGCCATAGCCGGGCAGGTCGACGAGATACAGCTCGGGGCCTTGGGTGAAGAAGTTGATTTCCTGGGTGCGGCCCGGCGTGTTCGACGCGCGCGCGATGCCCTTGGTGCCGGTCAGCGCGTTGATCAGGCTCGACTTGCCGACGTTGGAGCGGCCGGCAAAGCAGACCTCCAGCCGGTCGGCGTCGGGCAGGCCGTTCATCGCGACCACGCCTTTCAGGAATTCGGTCTCGCCGGCAAACAGCTTGCGGCCCTTTTCGGCGGAGATATCGTCCGGCGCTTCGGCCAGGGAAAATTGCATCTGCATCACAGCACCTTTACCGCGTCGCCGAGGCGGATGCCGCCGCTGCGCACCACTTCGGCGTAAATCGAGAAATCCTGGTGGCCCCAGTTTTCCTTGAGGGTTTTCAGCGTATCGGCGTCGCGTTCGCCGGTTTCGGGATTGGCAGTGGTCGCCAGGCAGCGCGCCACCCGTTCGCGCACCGCAAATACGGCCTCGCCGATCTGCACCTCGCGGCCCAGCCAGCTGTTCTCAGCCCAGGCCTCATCCAGATCGAACCAGATGTTGCCGCGCCAGCGCTTGGGCGAGAGCTCATGGCCGATGGCCTGCTCCACCGCGCGGTGCGAGGCCCAGTTGCACAGGGTGACCGAGGGGAAACCGGTGTCGGTCATGCCGCGGCCCGGTACCCGGATGATCCGGGCAGAGGCGGCACGGCCCGCGGGCGTCAGCGGCGTTTCCCAGTCCAGAAACCGCGGCAGATCGGCCGGGTTGCCGGGGTCGAAGGTCAGGTCCGGCTGGTCCGGGTGGGTCAGCGTCAGCTGGCCGCTTGCGTCGTCCAGCGTGGCGTTGATGGCCATCAGTTTGGGTGCCTTGGAACCACGGGTGAAGTTCTGGCAGGGGACCCATTCGGAGCCGTCCGCCTTGGAGGCCTCATGCGCCACCGCCCAAACGCGATCGCCGGGCATGGTTTGCCCGGCGGTCAGGGTTACGTTTTCCAGCGCCTCACGCCCGTGGGACTTGAGCGGGTGGCGCCAGATATTTGTAACTTTGTGCGTCATCAGCTGTCAGCCTTGGGCTTCTTCTTGAAGCCTGACTTGATGTTGCCGAACACGTCCGGCTTGTAGCCGTGGCTGCGCATGATCAGGTACTGCTGGCTGAAGGTGATTGTGTTGTTCGCAATCCAGTAGACCACCAAGCCGGAGGCAAAGCCGCCGAGCATGAACATGAACACCCAAGGCATCCAGGCAAAGATCATCTGCTGAGTCGGATCGGTGGGGGCCGGGTTCAGTTTCTGCTGCAGCCACATGGAGATGCCCAGCAGGATCGGCAGGATGCCGATGAAGACCAGCGCCATAATGCTTTCCGGTGCCGGGGGGGCATAAGGCAGCAGGCCGAACAGGTTCATGATCGAAGTCGGATCCGGCGCGCTGAGGTCCTGGAAGGGGCCGAAGAAAGGCGCGTGGCGCAGTTCCAGGGTGACGAAGATCACCTTGTAGAGCGAGAAGAAGATCGGGATCTGGATCAGGATCGGCAGGCAGCCCGCGGCGGGGTTCACCTTCTCCTTCTTGTAGAGCTCCATCATCTCCTTTTGCATCTTCTGGCGATCGTCGCCGGCGCGCTCCTTGAGCTTCTCCATCTCCGGCTGCAGCTCTTTCATCTTGGCCATCGAGGCATAGGATTTATAGGCCAGCGGGAAGACCAGGATTTTGATGCAGATGGTCAGGCCGATGATCGCCCAGCCCATGTTGCCGATCAGCACGTTCAGATTGTGCAGCAGCCAGAACATCGGCTTGGTCAGGAAGAAGAACCAGCCCCAGTCGATCACGTCCAGGAAACCCGCGATGCCTGCGGACTGGTAGCCGCGGATGGCTTCCCATTCCTTGGCGCCGGCAAACAGCTGGGTGGTAACGTCCGAAGACTGGCCGTCAGCCACGGTCACGGTCGGCAGCACGATGTCGGTCTGGTAGATCTCGCGGCGCTCGTCGAATTTGGCGATCGAGCGGAAGGCCTGGCCCGGTTCGGGGATCAGCGTCGACATCCAGTAGTGGTCGGTAAAGCCGATCCAGCCGTTTTCGGCGACCTGCTTGACCTCGGCCTTGGAACCGTCGCGGGGATCGGGCTCGAAATCAGCCATGTCGTCATAGTCGATCTCGGCCAGTTCACCGTCCGACATGCCGACCAGGCCTTCGTGCAGGATGAAGAAATTCTTCAGGTCGGCCGGCTGGCCGTGGCGGGCCAGGGTGCCATAGGGCGCCAGCGACACAGGGCCGCCGGAGGCGTTGGTGACGGATTGGGTGACCGAGAACATGTAGTCCTGATCCACCGCGATGGTGCGGTTGAAGGTCAGGCCCTTGCCATTGTCCCAGGTCAGGGTGACGGGGCTGTCCGCGGTCAGGGCGGCGTCTGCCGGGGCGGACCAGATGGTGTTGGCCCCCGGCACGTCGTCCAGCGACAGACCCGCGCCCGGCGCCCAGCCGTACAGCGCGTAATAGGCACCGGCATCGCCCACCGGTTTCAGCAATTTGACGATCGGGGAGTTCCCGTCCAGCGTTTCGCGGTAGTCTTTCAGCGACAGATCGTCGATCCGGCCGCCCTGCAGCGAGATGCTGCCGGCCAGGCGCGCGGTGTCGATGGCCACACGCGGAGCATCGGGGGCTTCGGCCTGTTCCGCGGCGGTCTCTGCCACAGCGTCTGCCGCGGCACTGGGAGCCAGGGCGGTGTTGCCGGCGGGCGCGGTGCCGCTGATCGCGGTTTCAGGCGCCTGTTCCGGCTCTGGCGGCGGGAAAAAGGTGTACCACCCCAGGATCACCAGAAAGCTGAGTACGGTTGCGAGAATTAGATTTTTGTTCTGATCGTCCATTGGGGACTGCCACCTCGTGTAGGGAAGGACACGTGGGGTTCAACAGAGGTGGGCCGCAAAGGTCAAGCAGAATCGCGGCGCGCGGGGGCGGCATAGGGTCCTGCTGCTGCAGAAAATCGAAGGAATTGAACAATCAGGGGGTCTGGCGGCCGATCACAGGCGTGTCCTGCAGTTTCGCTTCATGGGCGGTGATCCAGTCCAGCGTCTGGTCGAAGGGCATCGGGCGGCCGATACCGAAGCCCTGCACATGGCCGCAGCCAAGCTGCGCCAGCAGCGCGTGTTCGCCTGCGGTTTCGACCCCTTCTGCGAGGGTTTCCAGGTCCAGCCGTTCGGCCATGGTGAGAATCGCGGAGATCAGTTTCTGCTGCTCAGGATCCTGGTCCGACTTCATCACAAAGGAGCGGTCGATCTTGATGCGGGAAATATTGAAACGGCGCACCGCAGCGATGGAGGCATGGCCGGTGCCGAAGTCATCAAGGTCGATGTGGCAGCCCATTTCGCTGAGGGTGAGAATGTTGCGGGTGATCACACCGTCGGGCTGATCGGTCATCACGGTTTCCAGAATCTCGACGCAAAGGCGCTCCGGTGGCAGCTCGAACCGTTCAAGCTCCCATTGGATGCGGCCGGCAAGGCCGGGGTTGCGCAGCTCCTGGGTGGCAAAATTCACCCCGACGCGGGGCACCTGCACGCCGGCGGCATCCCAGGCCTTGATGGCGACCAGGGAATTGTAAAGCATCACCTGGCTCAGCCGGTCCATCAGCCCGGCCTCTTCCAGCGCCGGCAGGAAGGCCGACGGCGGGATCAGCCCCTGCACCGGGTGCGACCAGCGGGCCAGCGCCTCAAACCCGGAAACCCGGCCGGTGTCGGTGCAGATCTGCGGTTGGAACCAGGCCTGGATCTGACCGGACTCCAGCGCCGAAGCGGCTTCTTCGCGCAGGTTGGAGCGGG
Coding sequences:
- a CDS encoding response regulator; this encodes MDLENQLVLIVEDEFLIAMDLAETVREAGADVVGPAASVNEALDLLSSHRITVAVLDVNLGKEQSLAVAERLTGDQIPFVYHTGQKALLGTSSWPEAPVISKPAIPSVFVAMIADAAAKRSDQL
- a CDS encoding PAS domain S-box protein, with amino-acid sequence MSILDPKDRIESAFEMLLASDTRACLLVTSTGIVRATNPPFKRAHPDLAPGNDLGKHSTSPEAVAKFLSMCARTRGPLPGKITLKTEGGGSLTWSCNGGAAGPGADGGALVILRLQPAELGKAAFEQLNLKIRTLKSEIEWRNRAEQARAHLAAIVSSSTDAIYSKDMADNVTSWNDGAENMFGYSAQEIVGQTALCLVPEEKRDEEAMFVRRVGSGETLRAVETLRRCKDGRLLQVSVTPSPIRNEAGEIIGISKIVRDISVRKKVERSLLAANASLAQLVNESPFGIYAVDADFRIAQVSVGAQKVFENVRPLIGRDFAEALRIIWPEPAASEFIAHFRHTLATGEAYHAPDTVGNRHDIDQVEAYDWKIERLTLPDGRPGVVCHFYDLSERQNFEAALRESEQRFRGTFDNASVGIAHIGLDGTWLEFNDRLCEMSGYSRTDLPHRRLDQLLHPEDRPVDPGKVDRLLSGTIANLQYEARHLCADGSDVWWDVSVALQRNGESEPAYLIYVIRDVSDRKAAQEHQNILMHELSHRSKNQLAVVGAIARQTARTAGSMQDFRALLEQRLNGLAVSIDLLVKQSWTGASLRDLIDKQLEAFAGGGERLERDGPEVVLNSNEAEVIGLAMHELSTNCVKYGAWSTPEGKVHVEWGFETHDEKKVLRLSWTERGGPPVSAPEKTGFGQTVIKSFVSQKLGANVDLAYAADGLQWTVMLPFDR
- a CDS encoding methanogen output domain 1-containing protein; this translates as MAEIDLDRDGFMRTLIRELSGTLEDVVGLEDASGFISIVGTKIGESIGQSYRNALSVEKLSRGQVAAVLVDLKRRIEGEFYIIEESDDRIVLGNKACPFGDKVLGRPSMCMMTSNVFGSIAAENLGYAKVELERTIAAGHQECRVVVHLKHDEAAREEDGREYFGSQG
- the argB gene encoding acetylglutamate kinase; protein product: MKTQTMNRDWIATAETLSSALPYLQRYDGAIVVIKLGGHAMGSDEAMETFARDIVLMRQVGVNPVIVHGGGPMINAMLEKLQIRSDFVNGKRVTDAATMEVVEMVLSGVVNKRIVQAINRQGGRAVGLSGKDANLITCDQADPDLGFVGAPADLDPKVLYGLFEKDMIPVIAPIGAGRDGETFNINGDTAAGAVAKALQADRLLLLTDVAGVKNGDGDVVTELKAADVEAMTASGVIAGGMIPKTETALDAVRNGVRACTIVDGRVQNSVLLELFTDHGAGSMIRA
- a CDS encoding SDR family NAD(P)-dependent oxidoreductase codes for the protein MRQKTLLLTGASRGIGHATVRRFNREGWRVITCSRHPFPAECPWGGGQENHVQLDLSDPSDTINAVGQIQDLLEGRLDALVNNAGISPKGPEGERLNTLNTDLMDWGKVFHVNFFASVVLARGLKDELAAAKGSVVNVTSIAGSRVHPFAGAAYATSKAALAALTREMAHDFGPMGVRVNAIAPGEVETAILSPGTDKIVEKLPMQRLGQPEEVAAAIYFLCSQESSYISGTEIEVNGAQHV
- a CDS encoding PepSY-associated TM helix domain-containing protein — its product is MATSQPNPAPSAHPLSEKFYFAAWRWHFYAGLFVVPFLIMLAVTGLMMMFITQFDGRDGETITVTQGTAELSIADQSAAVLAAQPGTIAEWIGPKAPDLAAVFRVKTEDGQRLVALDQYTGEVIEVWDRRAGWYDLADNIHSSLLIGDTGDRLIEIAAGLGIVLVLTGLYLWWPRGNAASALIPNFRARGRALWKNLHAVTGFWMSALLVVFLISGLSWTGIWGGRMMQAWSTFPAAKWDNVPLSDDIHASMNHGSANDVPWALEQTPMPASGSGAGITGIPEGQAVDAGSVIALGRTLGMEGRFRLAYPGGGNGVWTINRDSMSGDGDDPFIDRTIHVDQYSGKILADVKYEDYSLAGKAMAVGIPFHMGLMGTWSFVLNAVFCLAVIFVCVSGLVMWMKRRPAGATRLAAPPEPAGMPFWKGAALIAVLVSLAFPLTGLVLLAVLTVDVLLLGNLPVLKRAVS
- a CDS encoding DUF2946 family protein, encoding MSGRLPSFLIVVALAVAGLIPSGWMPGSGQDGKVLLVICTGTGPVETWVDLDGGVDHAPTEQMEDRSCPFAALGAVALLPDHLIDLDLNAPLEDRWSRESFTHHSAGFHWRYDARGPPALS
- the yihA gene encoding ribosome biogenesis GTP-binding protein YihA/YsxC, with the protein product MQMQFSLAEAPDDISAEKGRKLFAGETEFLKGVVAMNGLPDADRLEVCFAGRSNVGKSSLINALTGTKGIARASNTPGRTQEINFFTQGPELYLVDLPGYGYANAPLKVVEQWQKLLKRYLSGRQNLRRAFVLIDSRHGVKAVDAEIMKLLDSSAVTFQCVMTKADKVKEKDRAKVLEQVKDALSKHPAAYPEIVLTSSEKGDGIATLRSIIANL
- a CDS encoding MOSC domain-containing protein, giving the protein MTHKVTNIWRHPLKSHGREALENVTLTAGQTMPGDRVWAVAHEASKADGSEWVPCQNFTRGSKAPKLMAINATLDDASGQLTLTHPDQPDLTFDPGNPADLPRFLDWETPLTPAGRAASARIIRVPGRGMTDTGFPSVTLCNWASHRAVEQAIGHELSPKRWRGNIWFDLDEAWAENSWLGREVQIGEAVFAVRERVARCLATTANPETGERDADTLKTLKENWGHQDFSIYAEVVRSGGIRLGDAVKVL
- the yidC gene encoding membrane protein insertase YidC — its product is MDDQNKNLILATVLSFLVILGWYTFFPPPEPEQAPETAISGTAPAGNTALAPSAAADAVAETAAEQAEAPDAPRVAIDTARLAGSISLQGGRIDDLSLKDYRETLDGNSPIVKLLKPVGDAGAYYALYGWAPGAGLSLDDVPGANTIWSAPADAALTADSPVTLTWDNGKGLTFNRTIAVDQDYMFSVTQSVTNASGGPVSLAPYGTLARHGQPADLKNFFILHEGLVGMSDGELAEIDYDDMADFEPDPRDGSKAEVKQVAENGWIGFTDHYWMSTLIPEPGQAFRSIAKFDERREIYQTDIVLPTVTVADGQSSDVTTQLFAGAKEWEAIRGYQSAGIAGFLDVIDWGWFFFLTKPMFWLLHNLNVLIGNMGWAIIGLTICIKILVFPLAYKSYASMAKMKELQPEMEKLKERAGDDRQKMQKEMMELYKKEKVNPAAGCLPILIQIPIFFSLYKVIFVTLELRHAPFFGPFQDLSAPDPTSIMNLFGLLPYAPPAPESIMALVFIGILPILLGISMWLQQKLNPAPTDPTQQMIFAWMPWVFMFMLGGFASGLVVYWIANNTITFSQQYLIMRSHGYKPDVFGNIKSGFKKKPKADS